The following coding sequences lie in one Flavobacterium sediminis genomic window:
- a CDS encoding YifB family Mg chelatase-like AAA ATPase: MLVKVFGSAVFGVDATTITVEVNIDKGIGYHLVGLPDSAIKESSYRIAAALKNNNYHFPGKKIIINMAPADLRKEGSAYDLTIAVGILAASSQINSDEIGNYIIMGELSLDGSLQPIKGALSIAIKAKEEGFKGVLLPIQNVKEAAIVEEIEVYGIQNVTDVIDFFEGNGELQPTVIDSQEEFSKTLDFPEFDFADVKGQESIKRCMEIAAAGGHNIILIGPPGAGKTMLAKRLPSILPPMTVQEALETTKIHSVAGKIKEAGLLTQRPFRNPHHTSSSVSLVGGGSYPQPGEISLAHNGVLFLDELPEFKREVLEVMRQPLEDREVTISRAKFTITYPSSFMLVASMNPSPGGYFNNPDSPGNTSSQEMQRYMNKISGPLLDRIDIHIEVTPVPFEKLSDTRKAEGSTVIRERVTRARLIQSKRFECMRNVHYNAQMSSKLIREYCVLDEVSLGLIKTAMERLNLSARAYDRILKVSRTIADLEASDSIESHHIAEAIQYRSLDREGWLR, encoded by the coding sequence ATGTTAGTAAAAGTATTCGGAAGCGCCGTTTTCGGCGTTGATGCCACAACCATTACCGTTGAGGTAAACATTGATAAAGGAATCGGCTACCACTTGGTAGGTTTACCGGATTCCGCTATAAAAGAAAGTAGTTATCGCATTGCTGCCGCTTTAAAAAACAACAACTATCATTTTCCTGGAAAAAAGATCATCATCAATATGGCTCCTGCCGATCTGCGCAAAGAAGGTTCTGCCTATGATTTGACTATTGCTGTGGGTATTTTAGCGGCTTCTTCCCAAATTAATTCTGATGAAATAGGAAATTATATCATTATGGGCGAATTATCGCTTGACGGTAGTTTGCAACCTATAAAGGGAGCTTTGTCTATTGCGATAAAAGCTAAAGAAGAAGGTTTTAAAGGGGTCTTGTTGCCTATTCAGAATGTTAAAGAAGCTGCTATTGTAGAAGAGATAGAGGTTTATGGTATACAAAATGTAACGGATGTTATTGATTTTTTTGAAGGTAACGGGGAATTACAACCCACTGTGATTGATTCGCAGGAAGAATTTTCTAAAACCTTGGATTTTCCGGAGTTTGATTTTGCAGATGTTAAAGGACAAGAATCCATTAAAAGATGTATGGAGATTGCCGCTGCCGGAGGGCATAATATCATTTTAATAGGTCCGCCCGGAGCCGGAAAAACAATGTTAGCGAAAAGATTGCCGAGTATATTACCTCCGATGACCGTACAGGAAGCGTTAGAAACAACAAAGATACATTCGGTAGCCGGGAAGATCAAAGAAGCCGGACTACTTACTCAGCGTCCCTTCCGGAATCCACACCACACATCAAGTTCGGTTTCCTTAGTCGGTGGCGGAAGTTATCCGCAGCCCGGAGAAATTTCTTTGGCTCATAACGGTGTTTTGTTTTTGGATGAATTACCCGAATTTAAACGGGAAGTATTAGAAGTGATGCGTCAGCCTTTGGAAGATAGAGAAGTTACCATTTCGAGAGCTAAATTTACGATTACTTATCCATCGAGTTTTATGTTAGTTGCCAGTATGAATCCTAGCCCGGGTGGATATTTTAATAATCCGGATTCACCGGGAAATACTTCGTCACAGGAAATGCAACGCTATATGAATAAGATATCAGGACCTTTATTAGATCGGATAGACATTCATATTGAAGTGACACCTGTTCCTTTTGAAAAATTGTCAGACACCCGAAAAGCAGAAGGCAGTACCGTAATTCGGGAAAGAGTAACCAGAGCAAGACTTATTCAGTCGAAGCGTTTTGAATGTATGAGAAATGTACATTATAATGCACAAATGAGTAGCAAGTTAATTCGGGAATATTGTGTTTTAGACGAGGTTTCTTTGGGATTAATTAAAACAGCTATGGAACGTTTGAATTTATCAGCCAGAGCGTATGACCGTATTTTGAAAGTTTCCAGAACTATTGCAGATTTAGAAGCGTCTGATTCTATTGAATCACATCATATTGCAGAGGCGATACAATACAGAAGTCTGGACAGAGAAGGTTGGTTACGTTAA
- a CDS encoding hydroxymethylglutaryl-CoA synthase family protein produces the protein MKVGIDAIQFDIPKIFLPIEILAEKRNIEPAKLIKGLGLQQMSFLDVHQDTVTLAANALYKLIRQENIALSSISRIYVGTESAVDNSKPIGSYLVQLIEKELGERALKNCDVVDLTFACIGGVDALQNCLDFVRLNPNKKAIVITTDNAKYDLDSTGEYTQGAGAIAMLITANPRILSFESAVGVATEGVFDFFKPKRTVSKAAIFGDDSNENWFGVSETEVSIAKEQPVFDGQYSNECYINRVSEAYENFKSETGKKGKIYESWDLILMHLPYCFQGRRTFIDIFAAENPELLAKQEGETVKEKTKALTKSPEYLALVNEKLYPAEIASGKVGNIYTGSIFLGLLSALYFSAKENKALEGKKVGFIAYGSGSKSKVMEAEIAPQWQAEVAKTNLFEVLEQRIAIDFDTYEKLHKKELKSSVVEASNEFSIDYIEKENPNLLGARYYLRK, from the coding sequence ATGAAAGTAGGTATTGACGCTATACAGTTTGATATTCCTAAAATATTTTTACCAATTGAAATACTAGCCGAAAAGAGAAATATCGAACCGGCAAAATTAATAAAAGGTCTCGGGTTACAACAAATGAGTTTTCTGGATGTACATCAGGATACTGTAACCTTAGCTGCAAACGCTCTTTACAAACTGATCCGACAGGAAAATATTGCTCTAAGCAGTATTTCCCGAATATATGTAGGTACTGAAAGTGCTGTAGACAATTCAAAGCCCATTGGCTCTTACTTAGTTCAGCTCATTGAAAAAGAATTAGGTGAAAGAGCTTTAAAAAACTGCGATGTAGTTGATTTAACTTTTGCTTGTATAGGCGGAGTGGATGCTTTACAAAATTGTCTGGATTTTGTAAGACTGAATCCGAACAAGAAAGCAATTGTGATTACTACCGATAATGCCAAATATGATCTGGATTCTACCGGTGAATATACACAAGGTGCCGGTGCTATCGCAATGTTAATAACAGCTAATCCTAGAATTCTTTCATTTGAAAGTGCTGTGGGAGTAGCTACAGAGGGAGTCTTTGACTTCTTTAAGCCCAAAAGAACAGTTAGTAAAGCGGCTATTTTCGGAGATGATTCCAATGAAAATTGGTTCGGAGTTTCAGAAACAGAAGTAAGTATCGCGAAAGAACAACCCGTTTTTGACGGACAATATTCTAATGAATGTTACATCAACCGAGTTTCTGAGGCCTATGAAAATTTCAAATCGGAAACCGGAAAAAAAGGTAAGATTTATGAAAGCTGGGATTTGATCCTAATGCATCTTCCCTATTGTTTTCAAGGCAGGAGAACGTTCATCGATATATTTGCGGCTGAAAATCCTGAATTATTGGCAAAACAAGAAGGAGAAACCGTAAAAGAAAAAACAAAAGCGTTAACCAAATCACCTGAATATTTAGCTTTGGTAAACGAAAAATTATATCCGGCTGAAATTGCCTCCGGGAAAGTAGGAAACATTTATACAGGTTCTATTTTCTTAGGTTTACTATCAGCCTTATATTTCAGTGCTAAGGAAAACAAAGCACTTGAAGGAAAAAAAGTAGGTTTTATCGCTTATGGAAGCGGTTCTAAATCAAAAGTTATGGAAGCAGAGATCGCTCCGCAATGGCAAGCAGAAGTAGCCAAAACAAATCTGTTTGAGGTTTTGGAACAACGTATAGCCATTGATTTTGATACCTATGAAAAGTTACACAAAAAAGAATTAAAAAGTTCAGTGGTCGAAGCTTCAAATGAATTTTCGATCGATTATATAGAAAAAGAAAATCCTAATTTATTAGGAGCACGATATTACTTAAGGAAGTAA
- a CDS encoding helix-turn-helix transcriptional regulator, producing the protein MRNNLKVLRAIKNISQEELANQIGVSRQTINAMEKGKYVPSTLLALKLARYFAKPVEEIFELEEND; encoded by the coding sequence ATGAGGAATAATCTAAAAGTTTTACGAGCTATAAAAAACATTTCGCAGGAAGAGTTAGCCAATCAGATCGGAGTGAGTCGCCAAACCATCAATGCTATGGAAAAAGGAAAATATGTACCTTCTACCCTACTAGCCTTAAAATTAGCCCGCTACTTTGCCAAGCCGGTAGAAGAAATTTTTGAATTGGAAGAGAACGACTAA